A genomic segment from uncultured Desulfuromonas sp. encodes:
- the eno gene encoding phosphopyruvate hydratase, which produces MGEIMDIYAREILDSRGNPTIEVDVLLESGVLGRAAVPSGASTGEREALELRDGDKSRYLGKGVQKAVDNVNEKICDALIGWEVTDQAGIDAKLLELDGTETKSNLGANALLGVSLACARAASEESGLPFYQYLGGPNAKELPLPMMNILNGGAHADNNVDIQEFMIMPAGAPSFKEALRMGAEIFHALKKVLKDKGYNTAVGDEGGFAPNLGSNEEALQVIMEAIEAAGYKAGEEILLALDVAASEIYSDGKYNFANEAQPLKTAEETVAFYADLVERYPIISIEDGLAENDWDGWKLMTDKLGDKIQIVGDDLFVTNSKILKEGIEKGIANSILIKVNQIGTLTETLEAIEMAKRAGYTCVISHRSGETEDSTIADLAVATNAGQIKTGSLCRTDRICKYNQLLRIEDELEGVSIFNGKDVFYNL; this is translated from the coding sequence ATGGGCGAAATCATGGACATCTACGCACGTGAAATTCTTGATTCACGTGGCAACCCCACCATCGAAGTTGACGTGTTGCTCGAAAGCGGCGTTCTGGGTCGTGCTGCCGTTCCCAGTGGGGCCTCTACCGGCGAGCGTGAAGCGCTGGAACTGCGTGATGGCGACAAATCCCGCTATCTCGGCAAAGGGGTACAAAAAGCCGTTGACAACGTCAACGAGAAAATCTGTGATGCCCTGATCGGCTGGGAAGTCACCGACCAAGCGGGTATCGATGCCAAACTGCTCGAACTGGATGGGACTGAAACCAAGAGCAACCTTGGCGCCAACGCCCTGCTCGGCGTGTCCCTGGCCTGTGCTCGTGCGGCCTCCGAAGAATCGGGTCTGCCTTTCTACCAATACCTCGGTGGCCCCAATGCCAAAGAACTGCCGCTGCCGATGATGAACATCCTCAACGGTGGTGCGCATGCCGACAACAATGTCGACATTCAGGAATTCATGATCATGCCTGCTGGCGCGCCTTCCTTCAAAGAAGCACTGCGCATGGGCGCCGAGATCTTCCACGCCCTGAAAAAAGTGCTCAAGGACAAAGGCTACAACACCGCCGTCGGTGATGAAGGTGGCTTTGCTCCCAACCTCGGCAGCAACGAAGAAGCACTGCAAGTGATCATGGAAGCCATCGAAGCGGCCGGGTACAAAGCCGGTGAGGAGATCCTCCTTGCTCTCGATGTGGCCGCCTCTGAAATCTACAGCGACGGCAAGTACAACTTCGCCAACGAAGCACAACCGCTCAAAACCGCTGAAGAGACCGTAGCCTTCTACGCCGACCTCGTTGAGCGCTATCCGATCATCTCCATCGAAGACGGTCTGGCCGAAAACGACTGGGACGGCTGGAAGCTGATGACCGACAAACTGGGCGACAAAATCCAGATCGTCGGCGACGATCTGTTCGTCACCAACAGCAAGATTCTTAAGGAAGGTATCGAAAAAGGGATTGCCAACTCTATCCTGATCAAAGTTAACCAGATCGGCACCCTGACCGAAACGCTGGAAGCCATTGAAATGGCCAAACGCGCCGGTTACACCTGTGTCATCTCTCACCGCAGCGGTGAGACCGAAGACTCCACCATCGCTGACCTGGCTGTAGCAACCAATGCTGGTCAGATCAAAACCGGTTCACTGTGCCGCACCGACCGCATCTGCAAGTACAACCAGCTGCTGCGCATTGAGGATGAGCTGGAAGGCGTGTCCATCTTCAACGGCAAGGACGTGTTCTACAACCTGTAA
- a CDS encoding BrnT family toxin yields the protein MSIPEQLGIPDYEFRLIIGRTQIEYDETKEMVNREKHGFSLESAVHYFEQLLTPVSHQPFMTSDAFVENGEKRHMHMGLDDSGAVVVFVTTMRNDETVRIISFRRASHAECETFRVHTGYNKSFPQTPKPRG from the coding sequence ATGAGTATCCCTGAACAATTAGGAATACCAGATTACGAGTTTCGGCTGATCATTGGGCGAACTCAAATAGAGTACGATGAAACCAAGGAAATGGTGAATCGTGAAAAGCATGGTTTTTCTCTGGAAAGTGCTGTGCATTATTTCGAGCAATTGCTAACCCCGGTGTCGCATCAACCATTCATGACTAGCGACGCCTTTGTTGAAAATGGCGAGAAGCGGCATATGCATATGGGGTTAGACGATAGCGGAGCAGTTGTCGTATTTGTAACGACAATGCGGAATGATGAAACTGTAAGAATCATATCTTTCCGCCGCGCCAGCCACGCAGAATGTGAAACCTTTCGTGTGCATACGGGCTATAATAAATCATTCCCGCAGACGCCAAAACCGCGCGGCTGA
- a CDS encoding aldo/keto reductase translates to MSSSAIETTPLGTTDIRVSKICLGTWAIGGWLWGGSDDSQCIDTIRAALDQGITFIDTAAVYGFGHSESLVGQAWKGHVAREKVVLATKAGLQWDDKGRVSRNCTRERLLQEIDDSLQRLQTDYIDLYQIHWPDPLVPIEETAEVMAGLLASGKIRAIGVSNYDPEQMDRFRSLAPLHSVQPPYNLFERQIDGDVRPYAQQHGLAILAYGAICRGLLSGKMTAEPTFEGDDIRQYDPKFKAPRYAAYLDVVAKLDAFAQERFQRGVLELAVRWVIDQGAIALWGARHPQQLDRVNQVFGWSLSEADRDEIAAIVNAAITDPVGPEFMAPPARK, encoded by the coding sequence ATGAGTTCATCTGCTATTGAGACCACACCATTGGGAACAACCGATATCCGTGTGAGTAAAATCTGTCTGGGTACCTGGGCCATTGGTGGCTGGTTGTGGGGCGGCAGTGATGACAGCCAATGCATTGATACCATTCGTGCCGCTCTGGATCAGGGCATCACGTTTATTGATACCGCCGCAGTGTATGGTTTTGGTCATTCTGAATCCCTGGTGGGGCAGGCCTGGAAAGGCCATGTCGCACGCGAGAAGGTGGTATTGGCCACCAAGGCCGGATTGCAGTGGGATGACAAAGGGCGGGTATCGCGTAACTGTACCCGTGAGCGATTGCTGCAGGAGATTGATGATTCGTTGCAGCGCCTGCAGACCGATTATATCGATCTTTACCAGATTCACTGGCCGGACCCGCTGGTGCCCATTGAGGAGACCGCTGAGGTGATGGCCGGATTGCTCGCCAGCGGCAAGATTCGGGCGATTGGTGTCAGTAACTACGATCCTGAGCAGATGGATCGTTTCCGCAGTCTGGCGCCGTTGCACAGTGTGCAGCCGCCTTACAATCTGTTTGAGCGGCAGATTGATGGCGATGTACGGCCTTATGCCCAGCAGCATGGGCTGGCAATTCTCGCTTATGGGGCTATCTGTCGTGGTTTGTTGTCCGGCAAGATGACGGCGGAGCCGACCTTTGAGGGCGATGATATTCGCCAGTATGATCCGAAATTTAAAGCGCCGCGTTATGCCGCATATCTTGACGTGGTGGCTAAGCTGGATGCGTTTGCCCAGGAGCGTTTTCAGCGTGGTGTGTTGGAGTTGGCGGTGCGTTGGGTGATTGATCAGGGAGCGATTGCTTTGTGGGGAGCGCGGCATCCGCAGCAGTTGGATCGGGTGAATCAGGTGTTTGGTTGGTCGTTGTCAGAGGCGGATCGTGATGAGATTGCTGCTATTGTTAATGCGGCGATTACAGATCCGGTTGGGCCGGAGTTTATGGCGCCGCCGGCGCGAAAGTAA
- a CDS encoding peptidase M42: MQQRESFIDLLKTLVRHPSVVGAEHSFFRVLQRELEERGARVTWYQGVLVAQGDAPESAFFSAHIDRNGLVCTGPNEFQYAAFVAGNRSDLLGNSVSEGLMMKIVDRFRATPVMAYEPWTGGYLGRGKIVDTYVCPYRNNLIFEVEGLESLVAGTPVAFNDHLQVADGLLTGQLDNVLSAAHLIHLFALGFQGTALFTAEEEAGKSWRYLLEWFRRFNGSTDQLVVVDTSPFPDRAAADSQQLVLRRRDANAAFSPRMTDRLAQLCQDHGISYRFKDDYVQQLAEQAAQPALPLSLGSTELGRIVAASDGFVQGTTLQLPTTGYHTMEESCSQQACQAFHRILTCLAGID; encoded by the coding sequence GTGCAACAGCGCGAATCCTTTATTGACCTGCTTAAAACATTAGTGCGCCATCCCAGTGTGGTGGGTGCAGAGCACTCATTTTTTCGCGTTTTACAACGCGAACTCGAGGAGCGTGGCGCACGCGTGACCTGGTATCAGGGCGTGCTTGTCGCTCAGGGCGATGCGCCCGAGAGCGCGTTTTTCTCTGCGCATATTGATCGCAACGGCCTGGTCTGTACCGGTCCCAACGAATTTCAGTATGCGGCGTTTGTCGCCGGCAATCGCTCCGATTTACTGGGCAACTCGGTGTCGGAAGGGTTGATGATGAAAATCGTCGATCGCTTCCGTGCTACGCCGGTGATGGCCTATGAACCCTGGACCGGGGGCTATCTCGGTCGGGGCAAGATTGTCGATACCTATGTCTGCCCGTATCGTAACAATCTGATTTTCGAGGTGGAAGGGCTGGAATCGCTGGTGGCGGGAACACCGGTGGCCTTCAATGATCATTTACAGGTGGCCGACGGCCTGTTGACCGGACAACTCGATAATGTGCTCAGTGCCGCCCATCTGATTCACCTGTTCGCTCTTGGTTTTCAGGGCACGGCCTTGTTTACCGCCGAAGAGGAAGCCGGTAAAAGCTGGCGCTATCTGCTCGAATGGTTTCGCCGTTTCAATGGTTCCACAGATCAGCTTGTGGTCGTGGATACCAGCCCGTTCCCGGATCGAGCGGCCGCAGACAGCCAGCAGCTGGTGTTGCGCCGTCGTGACGCCAATGCTGCGTTCAGCCCGCGCATGACCGACCGCTTGGCGCAATTGTGTCAGGATCATGGGATCAGCTATCGGTTTAAAGACGATTATGTGCAGCAACTGGCTGAGCAGGCCGCGCAACCGGCACTGCCCTTATCGCTGGGCAGCACCGAGCTGGGGCGGATTGTTGCCGCTTCAGACGGCTTTGTTCAGGGGACCACCCTGCAACTGCCGACTACCGGGTACCACACCATGGAAGAATCCTGTTCGCAACAGGCCTGTCAGGCATTTCATCGTATCCTCACCTGTCTGGCCGGAATCGACTGA
- a CDS encoding YitT family protein, whose product MLLKRDYSYTVPWNLMLIVVGSVIQAVGFKSIATVHGFVPSGLFGLATLIEYKTALLDAGIWYLLLNVPMFVLGYLFISRRFLAYSFVSMLTVSLAYSSLDLVVTIQNQLYAAVCFGVISGGGAGLVLRSLGSNGGLDVIAVIANQRFNVGIGKTYFMFNLALYSISFISLDNDLVIASLIAAFVASVCMDYSLSMFSQRKLCLIISKHNEEIAQKVMHSMKIGATFLEGVGAYKNETRRVLMVVTNNIQLKRLEELAFTVDPHSLFIVENTFNVIGSTFSRRKIY is encoded by the coding sequence TTGCTTTTAAAACGGGATTACAGCTACACCGTCCCCTGGAATTTGATGTTGATTGTCGTTGGTTCAGTGATTCAAGCTGTTGGTTTCAAATCCATTGCCACAGTGCACGGTTTTGTCCCCAGTGGTTTGTTCGGTCTGGCAACATTGATCGAATACAAGACGGCTTTGCTCGACGCCGGTATCTGGTATTTATTGCTTAACGTACCGATGTTTGTGCTCGGCTATCTGTTTATAAGCCGCCGTTTTCTCGCCTACAGTTTTGTTTCCATGTTGACGGTTTCTCTCGCTTACAGCAGCCTCGACCTGGTGGTGACCATCCAGAATCAATTGTATGCGGCGGTCTGTTTCGGGGTTATCAGCGGCGGAGGCGCCGGACTTGTTCTGCGTTCTCTGGGATCGAATGGCGGCTTAGATGTGATCGCGGTGATCGCCAATCAACGCTTTAATGTCGGCATTGGCAAAACCTACTTTATGTTCAATCTCGCCCTGTATTCAATTAGTTTTATCAGTCTGGATAATGATCTGGTGATTGCATCGCTGATTGCTGCTTTTGTCGCTTCCGTGTGCATGGATTACAGCTTGTCGATGTTCAGTCAGCGCAAGCTGTGTCTGATTATTTCAAAACACAACGAAGAGATCGCCCAGAAGGTGATGCATAGTATGAAGATTGGTGCTACGTTTCTTGAAGGTGTCGGCGCGTATAAGAACGAAACACGCCGTGTGCTGATGGTTGTGACCAACAACATTCAACTTAAAAGATTGGAAGAGTTAGCTTTCACGGTCGATCCACACAGCCTGTTTATTGTTGAGAACACCTTTAACGTCATCGGTTCGACCTTTTCGCGGCGGAAAATTTACTGA
- a CDS encoding CBS domain-containing protein, protein MDVSTCMRKSVVLADPDCDFVCLLHKIAAPTPRLAYIVDENRTLIGVVSARDLLKEVMPSYMNANLARSISDGADYLKRQAEKARHRCARDIMVKKVISLHPHHQLLQADAIFAERGFNTLPVVDDHNKVIGEITRVDILVHLIGDPFTYNYDGVTDLSE, encoded by the coding sequence ATGGATGTTTCCACCTGCATGCGTAAAAGTGTCGTTCTTGCTGATCCGGACTGCGACTTTGTCTGTCTGTTGCACAAAATCGCTGCGCCGACGCCACGTCTCGCTTATATCGTTGATGAAAACCGTACCCTGATCGGGGTGGTCTCAGCGCGTGACCTGCTCAAAGAAGTCATGCCGTCCTACATGAATGCCAACCTTGCCCGATCCATCAGTGACGGTGCCGATTATCTCAAACGTCAGGCGGAGAAAGCACGGCATCGTTGCGCTCGTGACATCATGGTTAAAAAGGTGATTTCTCTCCATCCCCATCATCAACTCCTGCAAGCCGATGCTATCTTTGCCGAGCGGGGCTTCAATACATTGCCCGTTGTAGATGACCACAACAAGGTTATTGGTGAAATCACCCGTGTAGATATTCTGGTCCACCTTATTGGTGATCCTTTTACGTATAATTATGATGGTGTGACCGACCTGTCAGAATAG